One window from the genome of Andrena cerasifolii isolate SP2316 chromosome 3, iyAndCera1_principal, whole genome shotgun sequence encodes:
- the LOC143366976 gene encoding uncharacterized protein LOC143366976 isoform X2 has protein sequence MMTCSNKRGNSLDHITTKRNLCNVEKNVDDNRNRAARICNFFAEPKQERTTVETKKKVFMETYSVKDILPTREVDNSKVWSKRSNASVNTSPRAGPRSGTVKATSKSRRDHFQHDSESASSKNCEKTSYEKMARQKTSKESKILRVLEDIIKTTPMEKKGEKSTRNPVGCYQFQNDANSVHFELQAEPTLDKEDVKINEEEPTRDIDPSEFVKDRPKASEMVRENPQSIEEFAQRPSALLPNDVPPFPITNLNEDVVDVEGSANLEISQPNAHSSSVILANAGCMVDLSSSSDSIANIELTKHCQTSLNSISSSSTSHQEQKNEKCGKCAHWLACSGDCNPDQQQSKNPSDVREERSKVNSHAMSLSSLKEFLCDQGVRVDLVDRAERCLKEKQKTLKYLKKKRVNSIDAPPSAQNLQNESYREDKLKGNIGNHKKDSAECKENREDTDNTSNCPALQPPLERKDAATCTISCSSDASSQTELQWKFTKSLQTNFERDILTPVQQKTTETQTEMTLPEEINNLTNRNRDASVITETLLISDSFTETVQVSYASKSVGTDHVDPIQNGSTKNVQEYVRENYDNSPEMSIYICNEECTERKLSKDDQNSTNSYHHASNKLSNQMYECNDGSLTTIKRNDEVCELCFVKSNAAASFSSPDVSSVCSENCVRNETVTHEESHELSTKVVSNEMLAAFQVAVIRACNVYRAFDLYKRSLRRKLKKLEKQKKRQRTARKNIEMRKRTLKYLSKQSSVSGITTKHWEHFDGNGVAEVLKVLRCTEVGTASSKEPLVVHNESKDEISKSVSMPSISTPCSGNIFEAIEPKISKKSFSNVTLKDVKSVMEFLVRQTENVKLEHTRCVKKISNPTCPRFGSRDMKGGRVQRQGEFSMFSRENLLPLVYGIMCCIVFWCLQVTITCDIIL, from the coding sequence AGAGCCAAAGCAGGAACGAACGACAGTGGAAACCAAGAAAAAAGTCTTTATGGAAACGTATTCAGTAAAAGATATTCTACCTACTCGGGAAGTTGACAATTCCAAAGTCTGGAGTAAAAGGAGCAACGCAAGCGTGAATACTAGTCCTAGAGCAGGACCAAGATCAGGAACAGTAAAAGCTACGTCGAAAAGCCGTAGGGATCATTTCCAACATGATTCAGAATCTGCGAGCTCAAAGAATTGTGAAAAGACATCATACGAGAAGATGGCTCGACAAAAGACCTCGAAGGAATCAAAAATCCTTCGTGTATTGGAAGACATTATAAAGACTACGCCGATGGAGAAGAAGGGGGAGAAAAGTACTAGGAATCCGGTGGGTTGTTACCAATTTCAGAATGACGCGAATTCTGTTCACTTCGAGTTACAGGCTGAGCCAACTTTGGACAAAGAGGATGTGAAGATTAACGAAGAAGAGCCAACAAGGGACATCGATCCGAGTGAATTCGTTAAAGATCGCCCTAAAGCAAGTGAAATGGTTCGCGAAAATCCTCAATCGATTGAAGAGTTTGCACAAAGGCCTTCAGCACTGTTGCCGAATGATGTTCCTCCATTTCCCATTACCAATCTCAACGAAGACGTCGTAGATGTAGAAGGAAGTGCCAACCTTGAAATCTCCCAACCAAACGCCCACTCCAGTTCTGTTATTCTAGCTAATGCAGGCTGCATGGTGGACTTGAGCTCCAGCTCAGATTCCATAGCTAATATCGAGCTCACCAAACACTGTCAGACTTCCTTGAACTCTATTTCTTCCTCGAGCACTTCGCATCAGGAACAGAAGAACGAAAAATGCGGAAAGTGTGCTCATTGGCTAGCATGCAGTGGCGATTGCAATCCAGATCAACAACAGTCCAAGAATCCGTCAGATGTTAGAGAAGAAAGGTCCAAAGTGAATTCACACGCAATGTCCTTGAGCAGTCTAAAGGAATTTCTTTGTGACCAAGGTGTTCGCGTCGATCTGGTAGATAGGGCGGAAAGATGCTTGAAAGAGAAGCAGAAGACTCTTAAGTACCTGAAGAAGAAGCGTGTAAACTCAATCGATGCTCCTCCCAGTGCTCAAAACTTGCAAAACGAGAGTTACCGCGAGGATAAGCTGAAGGGGAACATTGGAAATCATAAAAAGGACTCTGCCGAGTGTAAGGAGAATCGAGAGGACACTGATAATACATCGAATTGCCCTGCATTGCAGCCTCCACTGGAAAGAAAAGATGCTGCAACGTGCACGATCAGTTGTAGTAGCGATGCTTCTTCTCAGACGGAGCTTCAGTGGAAGTTCACAAAGAGCTTGCAGACTAACTTTGAGCGGGACATTTTGACGCCAGTGCAGCAGAAAACCACAGAGACACAAACAGAAATGACATTacccgaagaaattaataatttgacaAACAGAAACAGAGATGCTTCTGTGATAACGGAGACACTTCTGATTAGTGACAGTTTCACGGAAACTGTGCAAGTATCTTATGCTTCTAAGTCGGTAGGAACTGATCACGTCGATCCTATTCAAAATGGCTCTACGAAAAACGTGCAGGAATATGTGCgtgaaaattatgataattctCCTGAAATGTCGATTTACATATGCAACGAAGAATGTACCGAAAGAAAGCTAAGTAAGGACGATCAAAATTCCACGAACAGTTACCATCATGCGTCTAACAAATTGTCGAACCAAATGTATGAATGTAACGATGGGTCGTTGACGACTATTAAAAGAAACGATGAAGTGTGCGAACTGTGTTTTGTCAAATCAAATGCGGCTGCGTCATTCAGCTCCCCAGATGTGTCCTCGGTTTGTTCAGAAAACTGCGTTCGCAATGAGACAGTGACACACGAAGAGTCGCATGAGCTTTCTACTAAAGTTGTTTCCAATGAAATGTTAGCAGCCTTCCAGGTCGCTGTTATTCGCGCCTGCAACGTGTACCGAGCATTCGACTTGTATAAACGAAGTTTGAGAAGGAAGTTGAAGAAACTTGAGAAGCAGAAGAAACGGCAGAGAACAGCgaggaaaaatatagaaatgcgCAAAAGGACATTAAAATACCTGTCCAAACAGAGTAGTGTTAGTGGTATTACTACAAAGCACTGGGAGCACTTCGATGGCAACGGCGTCGCGGAAGTGTTGAAGGTTCTGAGGTGTACGGAAGTTGGGACTGCTTCGAGCAAAGAACCTCTTGTTGTTCACAACGAATCTAAAGACGAAATTTCTAAATCTGTTTCGATGCCAAGTATCAGTACTCCGTGCAGTGGGAATATCTTTGAAGCGATCGAGCCAAAAATTTCGAAGAAATCTTTTAGCAACGTCACGCTGAAGGACGTGAAATCTGTAATGGAATTCTTGGTTCGCCAAACGGAAAACGTAAAGCTGGAGCATACACGCTGTGTTAAAAAAATCTCGAACCCCACATGTCCGAGGTTTGGTAGTAGAGACATGAAAGGGGGAAGAGTGCAAAGGCAGGGTGAGTTTTCAATGTTCTCAAGAGAAAATTTGCTGCCTCTTGTTTATGGTATCATGTGCTGCATTGTGTTCTGGTGTTTACAGGTTACAATCACCTGCGACATTATCTTGTGA